The region TTTGAATCTATTTTGAATATGtttattcaatatattttttaacgtAAATTAAGGTTTGAATctatctttttcaataaaaatattttatgtaaaacTCAGTATTAATAGTGCAAGATACATTAATAATTTATGTGGGACTCAGTTCTAGTAGCCCAAGATAAcctctatattttgttttaaaaaaaaaacacaattttttgattaaaaaaacaaaaaaacacaattctGTAAtcctttatgtttttatttgatttttttttttttaaaaaaagggagcTTTACtataaaataagataactaaCGTGTCACTTGATGGCTTTGCTGTCAAACTCCAATGGCCAGATCACCCTCCGTTCGCGTTCGTCATGCTGGCCACCATCATCATGCGGTTAAGAATGCTTTGAGATCAACATTTTTGTCTAGAGATATACACACTGAGATTATAGTGGCCATCAGTGCTCTCACAAACTTCACGGCCTCTTCCATTTTGAAAACAGAGTTCCAAAACCGAAAACCTAGATAGGGTTTCGAGCTCGAGCTCCTCGATCTCTCCGAAGGAAGCAGCAATCCCTTGAATTCAATCAGCTCCCTTTTTAGTTTCCCTGCTTTCTTTACTGTTTTGTTCTAGCTTGGAGGTTGTCTATAAATTCAGTTCCTTTGAGGAGGTGTGTACAATCCAGTTTTGTTGTGATTCAtgataagaaaaggaaaatatgtTTCTTTTAGTGCTTATTTCTTGGTTTGTTGTCAGTTGAAATTGTTTAACTGGAAATGCTGCTTGATTTGGCTTTTGTTTGTATCTCTCTCTTGAATTTCTTATTTTCTGAATTCTGCTGATATTAAGCCTGTCTCTTTTTAGTAGAGAAAATTCGGCTTTGAATTGTTTATTATAGGCCTTTCAATGATAAAAAGGGTAACTTCCGGTGATGAATTCATTTCCCATTTGGCCTGTGCAGTTCTTTACATTTTGAATTTCGGTCCCTTGTGAGCTCTTTCATTGCCTGGAATGTTTGCGTTTTGAATTTCCAAGTTTTAGTTTTGGAGTTTCAATGATATTTACCTCCTCTGGCCATTGTAATTCTTCtgaaatatattagtaaatgtTTCagtcttgtttatttttagctCCACAGGGCATCCTTTCATGTATTATGAGATGTGGCGGCATCTTTGTCTGATTATTTTTAATGGTAGTTCCTCGCAGTGGTGCATTGGGGAATCAGTCTGGTGAAAGATGGTGGCAATGGTGGCTGCAGGATTACAAATGGTGGCAGCTAGACCCTACATCTCTTCTTCTCGGATGGTTTTGGCATCAGGGATGGCGGTTTCAGGGTTCAATAAAAGAGTGTCTACTTGTGCAAATAAGTTGAAGAGCTCTTTGCATATTTCCTCTGCCCAGCCTTTAGCATTAAGTCGCACTTCAGTTTCATTGAAATTCAACAGCCTTGTGACAAGGGCTATGTCTACAGAAAACGAGAAAAGTGGTGCCCCTGGACTGCCTATTGATTTAAGAGGTAATCATCTTATTGACATCCTTTTGCTTTCCCTGTTCTTTCATTCTCATGACTGTCTGCTGATTCTAgtttaccttctcttttacaAAATGTTATGGAGCACTTCTTCTCCAGCATATTTAATTTGTCagcatattttcatttatatttaatttatatcttcctTAATGTGTTTCTGTGCAATCATAAACAACTTTAAAACTAAGCCGGGCTTCTACTTACACATGTACTTAAATTTCTCAGGCAAGAGAGCTTTTATTGCTGGAGTAGCTGATGACAATGGTTATGGGTGGGCGATTGCCAAGGCTCTTGCCGCTGCTGGAGCTGAAATTCTTGTTGGCACTTGGGTTCCTGTATGTATATCTGATCTTACTATTTTTTGGCAATGAATGTAGTTTATGAGCTCATCTGATTATTCTCGTGTATCATTACACAggcattgaatatttttgagaCTAGCTTAAGACGTGGGAAGTTTGATGAGTCCCGATTGTATGTTCTTCTGAAGCAACTTTTGTGCTGTTCCCCTTGTTTAATAATTGGAGGATGTTTCTTCATTTAGTGGTAGCAGCATTAATTATAATTGTATAGATCTGAGAAAGCAATGCTTTGAGTTTTGTAGGTTGCCAAATGGTTCTCTTATGGAAATTGTGAAAGTATATCCATTGGATGCAGTTTATGATGCTCCAGAGGATGTACCTGAAGATGTATGATGCAAAGCCAATAAGTCCTTCTCCCTTATGCTTCTATCAGTTTTGGTTGTTGTAGGAGAGGTCAATGACAATGTATCACTAATACTGATCAAATTTCTCTAGGTTAAATCAAACAAGCGCTATGCTGGAGCTTCAAATTGGACTGTTACGGTGAGAGTACATATGTTTATATCTTTTCTCTAGAATAGTAGTTATTGAATAATAGATTTAATGATAGGACATTTCTTGATCAAATGATAAAGCTTTTCTACTCAGTCACACCTATATCATTGATGCCCTTTACCCAATCTTGTGCACCTTCTAATTGTTCAGCCATTTTTCGCCCATGTAGGAAGTAGCTGAATCTGTAAAGAAGGATTTTGGAAGCATTGACATCCTTGTGCATTCTCTTGCTAATGGACCAGAGGTATGGTTTCCCCTTcctcttttgtttctttggttCAGTTTGATTATATGATTATGTGATTATGTTCTTGTGCAGGTCACCAAACCCCTCCTGGAGACATCTAGAAAAGGATACCTTGCTGCAATTTCAGCATCAAGTTATTCATTTGTTTCTTTGCTCAAGCACTTCCTTCCAATAATGAATCCAGGTATCTTCACCACTACAAATATATAAACTTCTCCCTACTTAACTGCTCTGTGTATACTGGGATTTAATCTAACTTTCTGCTCACAGTTGCGGAGGCATGCAATCACAataatttctttgcttgattttAAATTTGAGCATGAGTGGAACCTGATTTTGCCTACTGCAGGTGGGGCCTCAATCTCTTTGACTTACATCGCTTCTGAAAGGACCATTCCAGGGTACACTATCTCTGGCTCAATCCATATAGAATTATTAGCTTGCTTCATTGTAGATGTATTACTCTAGTGCGCATTACGTCTCAGGTATGGTGGAGGCATGAGTTCGGCAAAAGCAGCGTTGGAGAGTGATACCAGAGTAGGTTCTATATTCCCTGCAGCATCAAAATTTGCTCCTTTGTTTCATCATGTTGAATTCATTGAATCCTATCTTTGCTTATGCAGGTACTGGCATTTGAAGCTGCAAGAAAAGCCAAAATCAGAGTCAATACAATCTCTGCAGGTACTTATAATTTCTTATACACTCCAAATTAGTGATTTAGTGTAGTAATTCGGGGCTTCtcaaatttgatgataaatttgttgataataaatcacatcagaataatgtctatattattattataacaaagTGAATATAATGAGGCAATGTGATTATTAACCTTCCAGTTTTTATCAGTAAAAACCCTAACTTTCATGACACGCCAGGTCCATTGGGTAGCCGAGCAGCCAAAGCAATTGGATTCATTGAAAAGATGATTGACTATTCATATGCCAATGCTCCTTTGCAAAAGGAGCTCCTTGCAGGTAATCTAAAATCTGCTTCTCAGTGTTTGTCAATTTATCTTCCCCCTACAATTCAGATATAAGTTTCTATAATATCCTAATAAACATTTGACTGACAAGTAGCCAAAATTTGTTGCAGATGAGGTCGGGAATGTAGCTGCATTCTTGGTGTCTCCGTTGGCTTCTGCCGTGACAGGCTCTATGGTTTATGTTGACAACGGGCTTAATACAATGGGACTAGCACTTGACAGTCCAACTCTTGCAATATAAACCACCAAGGCTCATGGATATTCACATCTTGTTTCAGAGTATTACCCTCCAGTTTTCTTCACTTAGCGGCTATTATCCATCCGTAAATGAGCTAAAGAGTTACCCTATAACTCCTGTAGATGCATTGAGCTATTATGCTCATCCTTTTGCTGTAGCTTgtttgaaataattttgtatCAGAACAATGTGAATCTTttgtttgaattattgaaaCAACTTTGTACTTTGGAATGCGAATGCTTTAACATTATCATTTTAAACTGAAAACTTTAGAGCTTGGAATGAAAAACTAGTCTACAAATCAGAGCAATGCTACTTCCATATATGATATTGAATAATATACTGTTCCTGTTTACAGGAGATTTGAATTAACATTTAGCAGAAGGGCTCACATCTCATTCACTgctaaaatatggaaaataacaaaaaccacATTAACTTGCAACAGTGATGCCAGAAACATACCCCAAAACAAACACTTCCCTGCATTTTGCATACTTAcaaaacatacatacatacacacacacacacacacacaaaagcaTGAGACCAGTTCTTCATTAACTAATAAGAAGCCTCCTCCTTCAGTATGTCAAACTGTTGTCTAACAATGCAAGACACTGCTGCGCTAGGTTATCCTGTTTGGAAATTTCTGTGAGGCATCACATCCTCGCCATCCTTAACAATGTTAATCATCAACTGCACACAATGTGATATACTTGAAATCACCACAAAC is a window of Dioscorea cayenensis subsp. rotundata cultivar TDr96_F1 chromosome 5, TDr96_F1_v2_PseudoChromosome.rev07_lg8_w22 25.fasta, whole genome shotgun sequence DNA encoding:
- the LOC120262245 gene encoding enoyl-[acyl-carrier-protein] reductase [NADH] 1, chloroplastic-like, with the translated sequence MVAMVAAGLQMVAARPYISSSRMVLASGMAVSGFNKRVSTCANKLKSSLHISSAQPLALSRTSVSLKFNSLVTRAMSTENEKSGAPGLPIDLRGKRAFIAGVADDNGYGWAIAKALAAAGAEILVGTWVPALNIFETSLRRGKFDESRLLPNGSLMEIVKVYPLDAVYDAPEDVPEDVKSNKRYAGASNWTVTEVAESVKKDFGSIDILVHSLANGPEVTKPLLETSRKGYLAAISASSYSFVSLLKHFLPIMNPGGASISLTYIASERTIPGYGGGMSSAKAALESDTRVLAFEAARKAKIRVNTISAGPLGSRAAKAIGFIEKMIDYSYANAPLQKELLADEVGNVAAFLVSPLASAVTGSMVYVDNGLNTMGLALDSPTLAI